One region of Vicia villosa cultivar HV-30 ecotype Madison, WI unplaced genomic scaffold, Vvil1.0 ctg.002318F_1_1, whole genome shotgun sequence genomic DNA includes:
- the LOC131638469 gene encoding uncharacterized protein LOC131638469 — MPPKLKDPGIFSIPCVIRNFVIDKSLCDSGASVSLMPLSICEKLKLGELRPTKMSLQLADRSVKFPVGMLENVPVCIGKFYIPTDIIIMDIMEDSNIPIILGSPFLATAGAIIDVKKGKLTFEVGEEKVEFILSQFFKAPAIDDSCCFLYVIDDCVKEMEKQQNTYSEVLKIPIPPIFDDDNWREEYQDDNLSECLTLTPDHIFLALRNML; from the coding sequence atgcctcctaAACTAAAAGACCCTGGTATTTTTTCCATACCATGTGTAATTAGAAATTTTGTCATAGACAAATCCCTATGTGATTCAGGAGCAAGTGTTAGTTTAATGCCCTTATCCATTTGCGAGAAACTCAAACTAGGTGAACTAAGACCAACAAAAATGTCTTTGCAACTAGCTGACCGTTCTGTTAAGTTTCCCGTAGGTATGCTTGAAAATGTTCCTGTCTGCATAGGAAAATTCTATATTCCTACCGACATCATAATAATGGATATTATGGAAGACTCCAACATCCCTATTATTTTAGGTAGTCCATTCTTGGCCACCGCTGGAGCCATTATAGACGTGAAGAAAGGAAAACTAACTTTTGAGGTTGGTGAAGAAAAGGTAGAGTTTATCCTCTCCCAATTCTTCAAAGCACCTGCTATAGATGATTCATGTTGTTTCTTATATGTTATTGATGATTGCGTTAAAGAAATGGAGAAACAACAAAATACCTATTCTGAAGTGTTGAAAATTCCAATACCACCTATCTTCGATGACGATAATTGGCGTGAGGAGTACCAAGATGACAATTTAAGTGAATGCCTAACATTAACTCCTGATCATATATTCCTTGCCCTAAGAAACATGTTGtag